A single region of the Pseudomonas sp. VD-NE ins genome encodes:
- the algW gene encoding Do family serine endopeptidase AlgW, with protein MLKALRFMGWPLLAGVLIALLIIQRYPQWVGLPSLDVNLQQAPQTTSVQQGPVSYADAVTIAAPSVVNLYTTKVINKPAHPLFEDPQFRRFFGDNSPKQKRMESSLGSGVIMSPEGYILTNNHVTSGADQIVVALKDGRETLARVIGSDPETDLAVLKIDLKTLPAITVGRSDNIRIGDVALAIGNPFGVGQTVTMGIISATGRNQLGLNNYEDFIQTDAAINPGNSGGALVDANGNLTGINTAIFSKSGGSQGIGFAIPVKLAMEVMKSIIEHGQVIRGWLGIEVQPLTQELAESFGLSGRPGIVVAGIFRDGPAQKAGLQLGDVILSIDGEPAGDGRRSMNQVARIKPTDKVTIQVMRNGKEIKLTAEIGLRPPPAPVKEKEE; from the coding sequence ATGCTCAAGGCGCTGCGTTTTATGGGCTGGCCGCTGTTGGCCGGCGTGCTTATCGCTCTGTTGATTATTCAGCGTTACCCGCAGTGGGTCGGGCTGCCGAGCCTCGACGTCAACCTGCAACAGGCGCCGCAGACCACCAGCGTGCAGCAGGGGCCGGTGTCCTATGCGGATGCGGTGACCATTGCCGCACCGTCGGTGGTCAATCTGTACACCACCAAAGTCATCAACAAGCCGGCGCATCCGCTGTTTGAAGATCCGCAGTTCCGGCGTTTCTTCGGTGATAATTCGCCGAAGCAGAAACGCATGGAATCGAGCCTCGGTTCCGGCGTGATCATGAGCCCGGAAGGCTACATCCTGACCAACAACCACGTAACCAGCGGCGCGGATCAGATTGTGGTCGCCCTGAAGGATGGCCGCGAAACCCTCGCCCGGGTGATCGGCAGCGATCCGGAAACCGACCTCGCGGTATTGAAGATCGATCTGAAAACCCTGCCGGCCATCACCGTCGGCCGCTCGGACAACATTCGTATCGGCGACGTCGCGCTGGCCATCGGCAACCCGTTCGGCGTCGGCCAGACCGTGACCATGGGCATTATCAGCGCCACCGGGCGTAACCAGTTGGGCCTGAACAATTACGAAGATTTCATCCAGACCGACGCAGCGATCAACCCGGGCAACTCCGGCGGCGCGCTGGTCGATGCCAACGGCAACCTCACCGGCATCAACACGGCGATCTTCTCCAAGTCCGGCGGCTCGCAGGGCATCGGTTTTGCCATTCCGGTGAAACTGGCGATGGAGGTGATGAAATCGATCATCGAGCACGGTCAGGTGATTCGCGGCTGGCTGGGCATTGAAGTGCAACCGCTGACCCAGGAACTGGCCGAGTCGTTCGGTTTGTCCGGACGCCCGGGGATTGTCGTCGCGGGGATCTTCCGCGATGGCCCGGCGCAGAAGGCCGGACTGCAACTGGGTGACGTGATTCTGAGCATCGATGGCGAGCCGGCGGGTGATGGTCGTCGCTCGATGAACCAGGTCGCACGGATCAAGCCGACCGACAAAGTGACGATTCAGGTGATGCGCAACGGCAAAGAGATAAAGCTCACTGCTGAAATCGGCCTGCGTCCGCCACCAGCGCCGGTGAAAGAAAAAGAAGAATAA
- a CDS encoding Nif3-like dinuclear metal center hexameric protein gives MAVALSTLVEEADRYLGSAKIADYCPNGLQVEGRPQVMRIVSGVTASQALLDAAVEAEADLVLVHHGYFWKGENPCVTGMKQRRLKTLLKHDISLLAYHLPLDLHPDVGNNVQLARQLDITVEGPLDPDNLKIVGLVGSLNEPMTARDFARKVKDVMGREPLLIEGNPMIRRVGWCTGGGQGYIDQAVAAGVDLYLSGEASEQTFHSARENDISFIAAGHHATERYGVQALGDYLAKRFALEHIFIDCPNPI, from the coding sequence ATGGCCGTTGCCCTCAGCACCCTCGTCGAAGAAGCCGACCGTTACCTTGGCAGTGCGAAAATTGCCGATTATTGCCCGAATGGATTGCAGGTCGAGGGCCGCCCGCAGGTGATGCGTATTGTCAGCGGCGTCACTGCCAGTCAGGCCTTGCTGGATGCCGCCGTCGAGGCTGAGGCCGATCTGGTGCTGGTGCATCACGGTTACTTCTGGAAGGGCGAGAATCCGTGCGTCACCGGAATGAAGCAGCGTCGACTGAAGACCTTGCTCAAGCACGATATCAGTCTGCTCGCTTACCACTTGCCGCTGGATTTGCACCCGGACGTGGGCAATAACGTGCAGCTTGCCCGCCAACTCGACATCACTGTCGAAGGCCCGCTGGATCCGGACAATCTGAAAATCGTCGGCTTGGTCGGTTCATTGAACGAGCCTATGACCGCGCGCGATTTCGCCCGCAAGGTAAAAGATGTCATGGGCCGCGAACCGTTGCTGATTGAAGGTAATCCGATGATTCGTCGGGTTGGCTGGTGCACCGGCGGCGGTCAGGGCTATATCGATCAGGCCGTCGCTGCGGGCGTCGATCTGTATCTGAGCGGTGAAGCCTCCGAGCAGACCTTCCACAGCGCCCGCGAAAACGACATCAGCTTCATCGCGGCCGGTCATCACGCCACCGAGCGCTACGGCGTGCAGGCGCTGGGCGACTACCTGGCGAAACGTTTCGCCCTCGAACACATTTTCATCGACTGCCCGAACCCGATCTGA
- the cysD gene encoding sulfate adenylyltransferase subunit CysD, producing MVDKLTHLKQLEAESIHIIREVAAEFDNPVMLYSIGKDSAVMLHLARKAFFPGKLPFPVMHVDTRWKFQEMYKFRDKMVEELGLDLITHINPDGVAQNINPFTHGSAKHTDIMKTEGLKQALDKHGFDAAFGGARRDEEKSRAKERVYSFRDSKHRWDPKNQRPELWNVYNGKVNKGESIRVFPLSNWTELDIWQYIYLEGIPIVPLYFAAEREVIEKNGTLIMIDDERILEHLSDEDKARIVKKKVRFRTLGCYPLTGAVESEAESLTDIIQEMLLTRTSERQGRVIDHDGAGSMEDKKRQGYF from the coding sequence ATGGTCGACAAACTGACGCATCTGAAACAGCTGGAGGCGGAAAGCATCCACATCATCCGCGAGGTGGCCGCCGAGTTCGATAACCCGGTGATGCTGTACTCCATCGGTAAAGACTCCGCCGTGATGCTGCACCTGGCACGCAAGGCGTTCTTCCCGGGCAAACTGCCGTTTCCGGTGATGCACGTCGACACCCGCTGGAAATTCCAGGAGATGTACAAGTTCCGCGACAAGATGGTCGAAGAACTGGGCCTGGACCTGATCACCCACATCAACCCCGATGGCGTGGCGCAGAACATCAACCCGTTCACCCACGGCAGCGCCAAGCACACCGACATCATGAAAACCGAGGGCCTGAAGCAGGCACTCGACAAGCATGGTTTCGACGCAGCGTTCGGCGGCGCCCGTCGCGATGAAGAGAAATCCCGTGCCAAAGAGCGCGTGTACTCGTTCCGCGACAGCAAGCACCGCTGGGACCCGAAAAACCAGCGTCCAGAGCTGTGGAACGTCTACAACGGCAAGGTCAACAAGGGCGAATCCATTCGTGTATTCCCTCTGTCGAACTGGACCGAGCTGGACATCTGGCAATACATCTATCTCGAAGGCATCCCGATTGTGCCGCTGTACTTCGCCGCTGAGCGCGAAGTAATCGAGAAGAACGGCACGCTGATCATGATCGACGACGAGCGCATCCTCGAGCACCTGTCTGACGAAGACAAAGCGCGCATCGTCAAAAAGAAAGTGCGTTTCCGTACCCTTGGCTGCTACCCGTTGACGGGCGCCGTGGAGTCCGAGGCCGAAAGCCTCACGGACATCATTCAAGAAATGCTCCTGACGCGAACTTCCGAGCGCCAGGGCCGTGTCATCGACCACGATGGCGCCGGCTCGATGGAAGACAAAAAACGTCAGGGTTATTTCTAA